One Hallerella porci genomic window, CTCAAATAAAGTAGCGCTTATGTTTACGAAACAATGCATTGTCACGTTGGATATGGAAGGGGTTTTAACTCCGGAAATTTGGATTGCCTTCGCCGAAAAAACGGGAATTCCAGAACTGCGTTTAACCACCCGCGATATTCAAGATTACGATGAACTGATGCGCGGACGCTTGAAAATTTTGGAACGCAATCATTTGAAGCTTTCGGATATTCAACGCGTCATCGGAAGCCTTCCGCTTTTGGACGGCGCTCTAGAATTTTTAAACACTCTCCGCAACGAAGCGCAAGTCATCATCCTTTCGGATACCTTCCAAGAATTTGCGTATCCGCTGGTCAAGAAGATGAATTTGCCGACGATTTTCTGCCACAATTTAATTGTCGAAGACGATAAAATCATCGGTTATCATTTGCGTTTACAAGATCAAAAACGCAAAACCGTCGAAGCGCTCAAAACATTAAATTTCAAAGTATTTTCTGCGGGCGATTCCTTTAACGATACGGGAATGCTTCTCGCTGCCGACAAAGGTTCCTTTCTCTTTGCGCCCGAAAATGTAACCGCCAAATTCCCCACTCTCGCAGCGGCAAATTCCTACAAAGAATTGCTCGATTCGTTCCATCAATTTCAGGATACGCTGTAATGGCTAAAGCGGAAATTCCGGTCATCGTTTTAACAGCGGGAAAAGAAAAATCGGCGGTGCGCAATCATCCGTGGATTTTTAGCGGCGCCATTCATCAAGTTCTCGGGAATCCGCAAGCCGGCGATACCGTCGAAGTGCGTTCCGCTCACGGAGAATTTTTAGGCTACGCGGCATTTTCGCCGACGTCGCAAATCCGCGCACGCTTTTGGACTTTCCGCGAACGCACACCGATCGACCGCGATTTTTTTGCAGCTCTCATCGACAAGGCGATTGAAAATCGCCGTGCCCGCGGCTTTGATGTCGCAGACCCGAAATCCGCTTTCCGCTTAATTCACGCCGAAAATGACGGCATTCCCGGCTGCATTGTCGATAAATACGCCGACATTCTTTCCATCGAAATCCTCGCTGCCGGCGCAGAAAAATTTCGCAAAATCCTCTACGAAATTCTCGTCGAAAAAGTGCATCCACGCGGCATTTTAGAACGCTGCGATGCCGACGTCCGCTTAAAAGAAGGACTTCCGCAGAGAAAAGAAATCGTTTACGGCGATGTGCCAAAAACTCCCGTCGAAATGCTCGAAAACGGAATTCGTTTTGACGTTGACGTTTGGAATGGGCACAAAACCGGTTACTATTTGGATCAGCGCGACGCGCGTTTCGAAGTCGGAAAATTCGCCCGCGGAAAACACGTGCTCAACTGTTTTTCGTACACCGGAGGCTTCGGACTTTTTGCTTTACAAAATGACGCGAAGCTTGTCACCGAAGTCGATGTTTCCCGAGATGCGCTCCAAATCGCGGATTCGTTAATTCAGAAAAATGGATTTGACAAAAGCAAAACCGAACTCGTCGAAGCCGATGTATTTGCGTATCTTCGCAAATGCCGCGACAGCCGGAAAACTTTTGATTTAATCGTCCTCGATCCGCCGAAATTTATCGAAAGCAAATCGCATTTAGAAAAAGGCGCCCGCGGTTACAAAGACATCAATTTGCTCGCGCTCAAACTTTTAGCGCCGCAAGGAATGCTCGCGACCTTCAGCTGTTCTGGTCTTATGGAAATGTCACTTTTCCAAAAAATCGTCGCCGACGCAGCTCTTGACGCTCACCGCGATGTGCAAATCATCAAGCGTTTCGGACAACCCGCAGACCATCCGATTAAAACAACTTTCCCCGAAGGACAATATCTCAAAGGGCTTTTGCTGCAAGCCGATTAAATTTTCTCGGACGCGTCAAGCGTCCTTTTTTGTTGAAGCTCAAAATGATTTGCGATTTTAAAGTCGCATTTTCAAAATCCGCCAAAATGCGGAAAAGCTTTAAACACAAAAAAGCCCTGAGATTTCTCTCAGGGCTTCGTGCGAGTGGCAGGACTCGAACCTGCAACCTACTGGTTCGTAGCCAGTTGCGCTATCCAGTTACGCCACATTCGCATTGGAACGACCCAAATATAGATTTTTCAGAAATCTTGTCAAGGGTTGTTCGCACATTTTTTTCATTTTTTTATTTCTGATCCACGGTGACCGTGAGTTTATACGGTTGCGGCAGCTGTCCCTTCGTCGGAAGAGTTTCCGAATAACGCACGACAATGTAATACGGAAGGTAATCCGTCACCGTATTTGTTCCGCATTCATGAATATCGCCGATGCCGATTGTCGTATCGATTACCACTGTCTTTTTACGCTTTGCTGCATCGACCGAGACAAATTCATCGTTGTCATAGATGCATTCTGCGGGAGCACCATCAATTTTTGCGGGACCTAAAACAGCAAGTTCCAAAGGAATCGAATCCGTTAAGCCGGCGAGTTGAATGGAAAGAGTGTCGCGCTTTTTCAAATAGACTTTGAAAAGGTCTTCATCATCGCGGCAGTTCTTATTATACTGTCCGCCGAGAATTCCGGTGACTGTGATTCCTTTCGTGAGTTTTGAACCGTCGTAGAATTTAAGGGAAGAATCCATTAAAACTTCGGCATCTTTCGGCTTGGAATTGGAGCGGCAATTTCCCGCTTCATTTGTTTCGTATTCATCGCTATCGAGATACGGATACGTGGAAAAAGTTACCGTTTGCAATTTTTCTTTATTGCCGTCGTCATCTTCGATGTTGATGAATCGGAGTGTATCGTAATCGCTCGAAGGCATTAAACGCGGAATACCCGCAACCGTATCGACTGCGCCGACGATGTAAATTTTGGAACCTTTTTGTTTGACGACGCGGATTTTTACATTCGATGTCACTTGTTCTTCGTCAAAGTCGTCAATGCTTTTATCAAAGTAAGCGATGAGAGTATCCATCGGAGAAACCGAACCAAAAACTGTTTCGAGGCGCGGAGGATCGTGATCGACAGAACCGCAAGCGGCAAGGCCGAATAAAGAGAAACTGAGTGCTGCAGGAAGGAGATGCTTAAAAGGGCGCATTTCAAAAAACTCCATCTAAATTTTGTTCTGCATAAAGTTACATTTTATTCAAAATTTTTACCACTCCCCTTTTTAGATTTGTGATAAAATGAACGCATTTCAAAAAATTCTTTCGCTGATTTCTCGCGTCTTCCCAGTTCCTGGGAAAAAGGTTTTCATTTGGCTCGGCATTTTCCTTTTGCCGTGTATCGCTATCTTCGTTGCAATTTATCTGTATTTTGCAAGTCTTGTGCCGACTCTTCCTTCGCTCGAGCAACTCGAAGATATCGACCCGAAACTCGTGACAACCGTTTACGATAAAGACAGCGTTCCGGTGCACGAATTCTTTGTAGAACGTCGCATGTGGACGCCGATTGATTCAATTCCGCAGATGGCGATGAATGCGGTGATGGCGACGGAAGACCGCGTTTTCTACAGCCATTGGGGCATGAACATTTTGGCGATTCCGAAAGCGGTGATTCAGTCCGTGACCCGCGGCGATAAAATCCGCGGAGCTTCCACGTTAACGCAGCAACTTTCCAAGCTTCTCTTCCTCACTCCCGAGCGCAAACTTTCGCGTAAAATCAAAGAAGCGATGACTTCGGTTCGCATTGAACAAACTTATACCAAGCGCGAAATCATGGAATTTTACATGAACGAAGTTTACTTGGGCGGAGGCAATTACGGCTTCCAAGCGGCGAGTGATTTTTATTTCGGAAAACCTCTTGATAGTCTTTCCGTTCCGCAGTATGCAATTCTCGCGGGCATGTTACAGCGCCCCGAAGGTTACCGCCCCGATCGCCATCCGAAACTCGCACTAGAACGTCGCAATACCGTTCTCTATGCGATGTATGACGAAGGCTACATTTCCAAAGAAGATTACAAGCGTTACATTGAAACTCCCGTCGAAACGGTGAAGCACAAAGTCGGAAACGGCTCCGGACTTTACTACTACGAAGAAATTCGCAAATTCATGGAAAATAAATATGGTCAAAAATCCCTTTACGCAGACGGCGTGAACATTTACAGCACCATCGATCCCGAAATTCAAGCGTTCGCAGAACAAGTCGAAAAGAAGCACATTGAACGCATCCGGAAACGCATTCAGCAGCGTGCCGTTTGGAAGCTCGGACTCACAAGCAAATACAAGATGGATAGCGATTCCATCGTCGCACACTTCGATAGCGTTTACGCTCTTTTCAAAAAAGAATACTTGGCAAAAGATACCGCATCCGATCCGTCCAAGTGGCGTTATCCCGATTCTTCGCGTTACCACGCCCCGCAGATGGCGATGATTTTAATCGAAAACGGAACGGGCGCAATCCGCGCAATGGTCGGCGGCAACGACTTTAACGAATCCCGCTGGAACCGTGCAGTGCAATCCTTACGCCAACCGGGTTCTTCTTTTAAGCCGATTGTTTACGCGACTGCAGTCGAAGCCGGAGCCTCTCCTTGCGATTCGATTAACGACCAACCGGTAACGATTGAAGACGAAAGCGATCCGTCAAAAACATGGCGTCCCGCGAACTTTGAAAAAGAATTTGAAGGGATGATGACTCTCCGCCGCGCCCTTTATCGTTCGATGAATTTACCCGCCGTTCTCACCGGCATTAAATACGGCCTCCCCAATGTGGTGAACTACGCCCGCAAGTTTGGCATTCGCAAAGCACCGCTACAGCCAGTCCCCAGTCTTGCGCTCGGATCCATCGGCAGCACGTTAATGGAAATGACTTCGGCGTATACCGTATTCCCGAACGGAGGCGTCCGCATTGAACCGTATATGATCGATTCCATCGTCGATAAAGCGGGAAACGTCATCGAAAGACATAAAAGCGAAGAACGGACGGTTTTAAAACCGGCGAGCGCATACATTATGGTCGATATGCTGAAAGATGTCAACATCCACGGAACCGCAGCCCGCGTCGGCGCCAGCGGATTCCGCCACCCGAGCGGAGGAAAAACCGGAACGACAAATAATTACGCAGACGCTTGGTACATCGGCTTTACCCGTTACTACACCCTCGGCATTTGGGTTGGGACTGATTCGCCCGCTCCGATGGGCCCGGGACATACCGGTTCCGAAGATCCGCTCCCCGCTTGGATTGAAGTGATGAAAGAATTGCACAAGGATTTGCCGATTAAAACGTTTGCGATGGCACCCGGCGTTGTAAGCAAAAAAATGTGTAACTTTACGGGAAAAATTGCAGGTGAATTCTGCGGAACTACTTCTTACTGTCTTTATTCCGCGGGACATGTTCCTTCTGAATTCTGCGACGGCAATCATCTTTCGAATAAAAAGTCTGCAGACGATGCGACGATTTTCTCGAGCAAAAGCACCGCCGAAGGCTCGATGAAAGCGAAAACGAAAAAAGAAAAAGACGCTCCGCCCCCGAAAAAGAAAACGAGACAAATGTTCTAATTGAAATTAAAGGCGCCAGAGGCGCCTTTTTCATTAGGAATGAAGAATGAGTGCGCACCGCTTCGCGGGGTTTTGAGAACTTAGAGCTGAGAACTTAGAGCTTAGAAATACAAGTTCTAAGATCTTGCGTTACCGCGCGACAAAGTCGCGCCATGATGACATTTCTAACTCCTCATTGCCCATTTCTCATTTTCTCTCATGCAATTCTGCGAGAAGCCATTTAACACGTCAAATTCGTCCACACAATTCTGCAAGATGCCGTTTTACTCACCAAATGCGTCCATTCACTTTTGCGAGATGCTGTTTTACCCACCAAATGTGTCCATTCACTTTTGCAAGATGCCGTTTTACCCACCAAATGTGTCCATTCACTTTTGCAAGATGCTGTTTTACCCACCAAATGAGCCCATTCACTTTTGCAAGATGCTGTTTTGCCCACCAAATGTGTCCATTCACTTTTGCAAGATGCTGTTTTGCCCGCCAAATGCGTCCATGCATTTGGCAAGGTGACATTTTACCCACCAAATGCGTCCTTGCACTTTTACGGTTCCCCCTAACCACTAGCCACTAACAACTAATCACGACTCCCCTTTCGCGCCTTTTCCCCCGCGCAGCTTTGCCACACGCTATCTACATTTCTAATTTCTCATTCCTAATTTCTAATTTTTTTCTATTTTTGCTTTTCGGTGACAAATTATAAAGATATCAAATCTCTGACTGTGGACGAGCTCAAAGAATGGCTTTCTGCCAACTGTGAGAAGACGTACCGCGCGGATCAAATCGAAAATTGGCTCTTTTGCGGTCAAGTTTCGAGTTATGACCAGATGAAAAATATTCCGCAGCAAACGCGGGATAAATTATCAAAAGCTTTTGCGATTCGCTCACTTTCCGAAGTGCAGCACCTCGTTTCTGTCGATGGAACCGTCAAATGGCTTTTCAAAACCCCCGATGAAAAATTCATCGAAACCGTTCTCATTCCGACGAATGGACGGTTCTCGGTTTGCGTTTCGACGCAAATCGGATGCGCACAAAATTGCGCCTTTTGCCGCACCGCAAAAATGGGATTCATCCGCAATCTCGAAGCCGGCGAAATTCTCGAAGAAATCATCCGGGTCAACGAATATCTCAAAGAAACCGGCGAAATTGACGCCGATGGAAAACCCGCCCAAGTCACGAATATCATCTTCATGGGAATGGGCGAACCGCTCAATAATTTGGAAAATGTGCACCGCACTTGTTGCACTCTCCACAACCAAAAATTATTTAATCTCGGCCGTAAAAAAATGACCGTAAGCACGAGTGGCGTCGTTCCGAAAATCAAAGAACTCGTCGATAGAAACACGCCTTGCTGCCTCGCGGTTAGCCTCAACAGCACAAACAATGAACGTCGCAGTTCTGTAATGCCCGTCAATAAAGTTTGGCCGATTGAAAAACTTTTAGAAGCGACGGACGAATATACCCGCCGCACCGACAATTACGTCACCTTTGAATTTGTTTTGATGAAAGGCGTCACGTGCACCGATGAAGCCGCCAAAGAACTGATCAAAATCTGCGCCCCGCGCCGCTGCAAAGTCAATGCGATTGTCCTCAATCAAATGGACGATCCCAACTTGGAAGCGCCAACACAAGAAGAAGTGGACCATTTCCTCGAGAAAGTTCGTGCCGCCGAAATTCAAATCACTATCCGCAACCCGCGGGGACGCGATATTCTCGCAGCCTGCGGTCAGCTCGCTTACAAAAAACAACAGAAGGTAGTCAATGCTCACACAGAATCTCTCTGAATTCTGGGAAAATCTCTACACGGAACACAAAGATTATTGGAATTTGAAGAAAGCGACTCCCGCTCTCTTAGATTTTTTCAACCATCCTAGTTGCCCGAAAACGGGAAATGTTCTTGTACCCGGTGCTGGATTCGGCTACGATGCAGAAGCTTGGGCAATGCGCGGACACGATGTGCTCGCCGTTGACTTTGCGCCAACTGCCGTCGATGAATTGGATCGTATTTCTCGAAAGCATGAGAATTTCAAATCGTTGGATTTGGATCTTTTTGAACTGAGTCCGAAAGACCCGAAAAAAGGCGGCTTGCAATTTGACATTATTTATGACTATTGCACATTTACCGCAATTCATCCGGGACGCCGCGACGAATGCTTTGAAGTGTGGCACAAAATGTTAAAAGACGACGGCGTTGTCATCGCATTCTTCTACCCATTCTTGAATGCAAATACTCTCCAAGGTCCTCCGCATCCGACTTCCGAAGGCGAGCTGATGGCGCGTCTCGGCGGCATCTTTGATGTGGCAGAACGCATCGCCGTAAACGACAGTGTTCCTTCTCGCAAAGGCAAGGAAGAAATCTGGCTTTTGAAGAAGGCTGCAGAATAAAATAATTCTATTTTTAAGGTCACCCCTTGCGGGGTGACTTATCGTGTTTTAAAACAACAAGGATTTTGATTATGGCAGACGAAGAACTTTGCCCGTGCGGCTCCGGAAAGAAATATTCCGAATGCTGCGAACCGATTATCAAAGGCACTACTCTTGCGCCGACTCCAGAAGCGTTGATGCGTTCTCGCTACACCGCCTACGCCAAGCATGAAGTCAAGTGGCTCAAGGATTCTCTCGAACCGTCTCAGCAAACCGACTACGATGAAAAGAGCGTCGAAGAATGGAGCAAGCGTTCGCAGTGGATGGGCTTTAAGATTCTCCAGACCAAAACCGAAGAAGACAAGAATATCGGTTGGGTGGAATTTATTTGCAAATACAAGCAAGGAAATCTCGCCCGCGAACATCACGAACTTTCGGAATTCCACAAAGTCAAAGGCGCGTGGCTCTTCTACGATGGACGTGCGGTAAAGCCGACAACCGTTCACAACACAACGCCGACAATCGGCCGTAACGATCCGTGTCCGTGCGGTTCGGGTCTCAAATACAAAAAGTGCTGCGGCAAGGATAAATAAAAAATGTTCAAAATTTTCGTCGATGGCGAAGCAGGAACCACAGGGCTCCAGATCAATGAACGTCTTGCGAAACGCGATGACGTAGAAATTCTCCATATCGATCCGGAACTGCGCAAAGATGCAGCGGAACGTGCGAAACTCATTAACGCATCCGATGTTACATTTCTTTGTCTTCCCGATGCCGCTTCCAAAGAAAGCGCGCTTCTCTGCACAAACCCAAAGACGAAAATTATTGACGCTTCTACAGCGCACAGAACCAATCCGAATTGGGCTTACGGACTTCCGGAACTTTCTCCGGAATTTCGTCAGAAAATTCAAACCGGTACGCGCATTGCAAATCCCGGCTGTCACGCTTCGGGATTTATCTTGGGCGTTTATCCGTTAATCGCTGCAGGTCTTCTCAAAAAATCGGCGGACTTAGCGACTTATAGTTTGACCGGATATTCGGGCGGTGGCAAAAAAATGATCGCCACTTACGAAGCCGAAGGCGCACAAATTTCGCATCCCGGCGAATCTCCGCGACTTTTTGCTCCGCGTCCATACGCCCTCGGACATCATCACAAGCATTTACCCGAAATGCAACTGATTTGCGGTCTCACCAAATCGCCCATTTTTAATCCGGTCGTCGGACCTTTCTACAAAGGCATGGCGGTTTCCACGGCGATTTTCCAAAGTTCGCTTTCGAAAAGTGCAACGGCTGCAGATATTCAAAATATTCTCGCGGAACATTACGCGGGCTCCCGCTTTGTCAAAGTGCTTCCCTACGAAGAAGAACCCACTTTGGATGCGGGCTCACTCAACCCGACGGAATGCAATGGAACGAATGAAGCGCACGTTTATGTGTTCGGCAAAGGCGAATCCATTCAAGTCTCCGTCATTATCGACAATCTGGGGAAAGGCGCTTCGGGCGCTGCGATTCAAAATATGAACATCGCACTCGGAATCGACGAAGGATCTGGTCTTTCATGTTTTTAGACGAAAAAACGATCGAAGTTCGCTCGGGCAAAGGCGGCAACGGCTTAAGCAGTTTCCGTCGTGAAAAATTCGTACCGCTCGGCGGTCCGGACGGAGGCGATGGCGGTCGCGGAGGTAGCGTAATTCTGCGAGCAAACGAACAGTACACCACTTTGCTTGATATGGGAAATCTTCACGTTTACAAAGCTCAAAACGGTGAAGATGGCGGTCCTTCGCGCAGCACAGGAAAATCGGCGAAAGATTTAATCGTCGATGTTCCGTGCGGAACTCTCGTCAAAGATTCCGAAGGGCATATTCTCGCCGACTTAACCGAACCCAATCAGCGTTGGGTGGCCGCGAAAGGTGGTCGAGGCGGACTCGGAAACGTCCACTTTGTAACTCCCGCATTGCAAGGCCCCGAAAAAGCGACGCAAGGTCAACGCGGAGAACGCCGCAAACTTTTCTTAGAGCTCAAACTCGTCGCCGATGTCGGACTTGTCGGTTTCCCAAACGCGGGCAAGTCTTCTCTCGTAAATAAAATTTCGAGCGGACGCCCCAAAGTCGGCGATTATCCGTTCACCACTCTCGAACCGGTCTTAGGCATTGTCGCAGAAAATTCCCGCAGTTTTGTCGTCGCAGACATTCCGGGTTTGATCGAAGGCGCAAGCGAAGGCAAAGGCCTCGGACACGAATTTTTAAAACACATTGAACGCACTTATGCGCTTCTTTTTGTCATCGATGCCTTTGACGAAAACGCTTGGAAAAATTTCCAAACTCTGCGGAAAGAATTGAAAAAATTCCACCCGAAGCTCGTCGAAAAGCCTTACACGATTGCGCTCAACAAAGCGGACTTGGGAATTGAAAAAGCCGAAAAAATTTTCAAATCAAAAAAAGAAAATTTCGTTTCGACTTCGGCCGTTACCGGCGAAGGCGTCAAAGAATTAAATAAAATTCTTTCGAACCTCGTCCCCGATAAGCGCAAAAAAGCAGTCGGTTGGGGAAAGTAAAATGGCAAATTCCGGAAACAATCTCACGAAAAAAGATCTCGTGGAGGAAATCGCCTCCCGCGCCGGCTTGACTCAAGTCGACACAAAAATCATCGTGGAAAATTTTCTGGCCGCCATTTCACAAGCGCTAATCGAAGGCAAAAATATTGAAATTCGCGGATTCGGACGTTTCAAATTACGCATGCGCGGCGCCCGCAAAGCACGCAATCCGCGGACGGGCGAACCTGTCAATATCGACGCTCAAATTCGCCCCGTTTTTGAAGCGAGCAAAGAATTGAGTAAACTGTTCGATTCGAAATCTGCCGATGCAAAATTCATCGAAAAAATTGAAAGCGATGATTCCTTCGACGACGATTCCAACAGAAGCGAAGACGAATATGGCCGATAAAAAAGACATTGCAAAAACGCCGACCATTACAAACCGCAAAGCGCAACATCTCTACTTTGTAGAAAGCCGTTTTGAAGTGGGCATTATGCTCGTCGGTTCCGAAATCAAATCCATCCGCGCAGGGAAATGCACTTTTAGCGATGCTTGGGTCGAAGTTTCGCGGGACAAAAATGAGCTCTGGCTCGTCGGCGCGCATATCGACGAATATTTTTTTGCAAAACGTTTTGGGCACGAACCGCAGCGCAAGCGCAAACTTCTCGCCCACATTTCTGAAATTCAAAAAATGCGGAAAGCGACCGAAATCAAAGGGCTCACGCTGATTCCGCTCAAATTGTATTTTAAAAATCGCTACGCCAAACTTGAAATAGGATTATGCCGAGGCAAAGATCAAAGAGACAAGCGGGCCGATATCATCGCCCGAGACGAAAAACTCGCGATTGCAAGAATTGTCAAAGCCGGCGGTCGGCGCTAATTTTTCTTGGTTGCGTTTTGCTTTTCGGCCTTTTCTCGGAAGCGGCCGCTGCGGTTTCTATTGCGCAAAAGAACGGCGCTTGGATGGTCGATATTGATGCGCTTTCGCAAAGTGAAAATTTAACGACCTCGCTACAGCCCGTCGAAAGGCGCTTCAAAGCCGAAGGAAAAACTTTTTCGTGTTCCTTTGTCATCGGGTTTCCGTATATTTTAGCCAATGGAAAAGCGGTCAAATTAAATTCTTCGACCACCTACGAAGACGATACGGTTTGGGCGCCAGCGCAAGAAACGATTGAAATTTTTAGCGCAGCCTTTTCCAAAAATTACACTCTCGATTCTGCAAACAAAGTTTTAAAAATTGTTGAAGCAAAAAGCACTCCCCAAAATACAGTTGCTCTCCAAAAGGAAGTAACTGTAGAAAAGAAAGAAATTTTACAAAAGAAAGATTCTTCCGAAAAGAAAGCAACTGTAAAATCGACCGCACAAGAAACGAAACCTGCAAAAGAAAAAGTCGTAGAATCCGTTCCCGTTCGCACGAACAAAAATGCGCCCGCGGGCTCGCGCGAAGTCAAAACAATTATCATCGATCCTGGTCACGGCGGAAAAGATCCCGGTGCGATTGGACTTTTTTCCAATGAAAAAGATATCGTCTTAGCCGTTGCCAAAAAATTGCAAAAAGAATTGACCGCAAACGGATTCGAAGTCAAACTCACCCGCAGCACCGATATTTTTATTCAGCTTTCGGAACGTCCGCAACTCGCCAATAAATGGAACGGCGACCTTTTCATCAGTTTACATTGCAATGCAATTGACGGCAACAAAGAACGCAAAAAGAAGACAAAAGGCTTCCGCATTTACGTGCTTCGCGATCCCGAAAGCGAAGAAGACCGCGCCATCGCTCGCCGCGAAAACAAAGTCGCCAAAACTTACGGCGATAAAAATTCAAAAGACGAACTTTCGCCTCTCGATTGGTTAAAAATTCAAGCCCGCTTGGAACAATACAAACAAGCGAGTTACACATTTACGGAAAAAGTCATCCGCTCCTACGAAAAAGGAAAAATTCCCAAGATGGGCTCAGGCGCAGGCGGTGCTGGATTTATGGTTCTCGTCGGCGCCTTTATGCCAGCGACTCTTATCGAACTCGGCTTTATCAGCAATCCCGATGAA contains:
- the thrH gene encoding bifunctional phosphoserine phosphatase/homoserine phosphotransferase ThrH, translating into MFTKQCIVTLDMEGVLTPEIWIAFAEKTGIPELRLTTRDIQDYDELMRGRLKILERNHLKLSDIQRVIGSLPLLDGALEFLNTLRNEAQVIILSDTFQEFAYPLVKKMNLPTIFCHNLIVEDDKIIGYHLRLQDQKRKTVEALKTLNFKVFSAGDSFNDTGMLLAADKGSFLFAPENVTAKFPTLAAANSYKELLDSFHQFQDTL
- a CDS encoding class I SAM-dependent rRNA methyltransferase, with amino-acid sequence MAKAEIPVIVLTAGKEKSAVRNHPWIFSGAIHQVLGNPQAGDTVEVRSAHGEFLGYAAFSPTSQIRARFWTFRERTPIDRDFFAALIDKAIENRRARGFDVADPKSAFRLIHAENDGIPGCIVDKYADILSIEILAAGAEKFRKILYEILVEKVHPRGILERCDADVRLKEGLPQRKEIVYGDVPKTPVEMLENGIRFDVDVWNGHKTGYYLDQRDARFEVGKFARGKHVLNCFSYTGGFGLFALQNDAKLVTEVDVSRDALQIADSLIQKNGFDKSKTELVEADVFAYLRKCRDSRKTFDLIVLDPPKFIESKSHLEKGARGYKDINLLALKLLAPQGMLATFSCSGLMEMSLFQKIVADAALDAHRDVQIIKRFGQPADHPIKTTFPEGQYLKGLLLQAD
- a CDS encoding penicillin-binding protein 1A; its protein translation is MNAFQKILSLISRVFPVPGKKVFIWLGIFLLPCIAIFVAIYLYFASLVPTLPSLEQLEDIDPKLVTTVYDKDSVPVHEFFVERRMWTPIDSIPQMAMNAVMATEDRVFYSHWGMNILAIPKAVIQSVTRGDKIRGASTLTQQLSKLLFLTPERKLSRKIKEAMTSVRIEQTYTKREIMEFYMNEVYLGGGNYGFQAASDFYFGKPLDSLSVPQYAILAGMLQRPEGYRPDRHPKLALERRNTVLYAMYDEGYISKEDYKRYIETPVETVKHKVGNGSGLYYYEEIRKFMENKYGQKSLYADGVNIYSTIDPEIQAFAEQVEKKHIERIRKRIQQRAVWKLGLTSKYKMDSDSIVAHFDSVYALFKKEYLAKDTASDPSKWRYPDSSRYHAPQMAMILIENGTGAIRAMVGGNDFNESRWNRAVQSLRQPGSSFKPIVYATAVEAGASPCDSINDQPVTIEDESDPSKTWRPANFEKEFEGMMTLRRALYRSMNLPAVLTGIKYGLPNVVNYARKFGIRKAPLQPVPSLALGSIGSTLMEMTSAYTVFPNGGVRIEPYMIDSIVDKAGNVIERHKSEERTVLKPASAYIMVDMLKDVNIHGTAARVGASGFRHPSGGKTGTTNNYADAWYIGFTRYYTLGIWVGTDSPAPMGPGHTGSEDPLPAWIEVMKELHKDLPIKTFAMAPGVVSKKMCNFTGKIAGEFCGTTSYCLYSAGHVPSEFCDGNHLSNKKSADDATIFSSKSTAEGSMKAKTKKEKDAPPPKKKTRQMF
- the rlmN gene encoding 23S rRNA (adenine(2503)-C(2))-methyltransferase RlmN produces the protein MTNYKDIKSLTVDELKEWLSANCEKTYRADQIENWLFCGQVSSYDQMKNIPQQTRDKLSKAFAIRSLSEVQHLVSVDGTVKWLFKTPDEKFIETVLIPTNGRFSVCVSTQIGCAQNCAFCRTAKMGFIRNLEAGEILEEIIRVNEYLKETGEIDADGKPAQVTNIIFMGMGEPLNNLENVHRTCCTLHNQKLFNLGRKKMTVSTSGVVPKIKELVDRNTPCCLAVSLNSTNNERRSSVMPVNKVWPIEKLLEATDEYTRRTDNYVTFEFVLMKGVTCTDEAAKELIKICAPRRCKVNAIVLNQMDDPNLEAPTQEEVDHFLEKVRAAEIQITIRNPRGRDILAACGQLAYKKQQKVVNAHTESL
- a CDS encoding methyltransferase, with the protein product MLTQNLSEFWENLYTEHKDYWNLKKATPALLDFFNHPSCPKTGNVLVPGAGFGYDAEAWAMRGHDVLAVDFAPTAVDELDRISRKHENFKSLDLDLFELSPKDPKKGGLQFDIIYDYCTFTAIHPGRRDECFEVWHKMLKDDGVVIAFFYPFLNANTLQGPPHPTSEGELMARLGGIFDVAERIAVNDSVPSRKGKEEIWLLKKAAE
- a CDS encoding YchJ family protein, which codes for MADEELCPCGSGKKYSECCEPIIKGTTLAPTPEALMRSRYTAYAKHEVKWLKDSLEPSQQTDYDEKSVEEWSKRSQWMGFKILQTKTEEDKNIGWVEFICKYKQGNLAREHHELSEFHKVKGAWLFYDGRAVKPTTVHNTTPTIGRNDPCPCGSGLKYKKCCGKDK
- the argC gene encoding N-acetyl-gamma-glutamyl-phosphate reductase, producing MFKIFVDGEAGTTGLQINERLAKRDDVEILHIDPELRKDAAERAKLINASDVTFLCLPDAASKESALLCTNPKTKIIDASTAHRTNPNWAYGLPELSPEFRQKIQTGTRIANPGCHASGFILGVYPLIAAGLLKKSADLATYSLTGYSGGGKKMIATYEAEGAQISHPGESPRLFAPRPYALGHHHKHLPEMQLICGLTKSPIFNPVVGPFYKGMAVSTAIFQSSLSKSATAADIQNILAEHYAGSRFVKVLPYEEEPTLDAGSLNPTECNGTNEAHVYVFGKGESIQVSVIIDNLGKGASGAAIQNMNIALGIDEGSGLSCF
- the obgE gene encoding GTPase ObgE, giving the protein MFLDEKTIEVRSGKGGNGLSSFRREKFVPLGGPDGGDGGRGGSVILRANEQYTTLLDMGNLHVYKAQNGEDGGPSRSTGKSAKDLIVDVPCGTLVKDSEGHILADLTEPNQRWVAAKGGRGGLGNVHFVTPALQGPEKATQGQRGERRKLFLELKLVADVGLVGFPNAGKSSLVNKISSGRPKVGDYPFTTLEPVLGIVAENSRSFVVADIPGLIEGASEGKGLGHEFLKHIERTYALLFVIDAFDENAWKNFQTLRKELKKFHPKLVEKPYTIALNKADLGIEKAEKIFKSKKENFVSTSAVTGEGVKELNKILSNLVPDKRKKAVGWGK
- a CDS encoding HU family DNA-binding protein encodes the protein MANSGNNLTKKDLVEEIASRAGLTQVDTKIIVENFLAAISQALIEGKNIEIRGFGRFKLRMRGARKARNPRTGEPVNIDAQIRPVFEASKELSKLFDSKSADAKFIEKIESDDSFDDDSNRSEDEYGR